TTTTTACCTTCGGTAATAGTTAGTTTAAAACGCTTGTTATTCTTTGGATTTGCTTTTGTTTTAGCAGGCTTAGTTTTGTAGCCTTCTATGTCGACTCCGGTTTCCATGAGTTTAGTAAACATTCCAGTTACAGGTTTATCAACCGTTACATCGTACTCTTTTTCATGGTTAGCTTCTGTGTCCAATAGTGGTCCAGTTAGGCGACCGTCGTCCGTTAGAATCATTAATCCCTCAGAATTTTTGTCCAGGCGACCAATCGGATTTACTCCGGTTATTCCATAATCTTTTTTGAGTCTGGTGGCTATATCAATCTCATGCTCAGCTGGTGAGTGGGTAATAACACCGCGACCTTTGTAATAAGCTAAATAGGTATGTTTTTTAGGCTTACCAATGAGCTCGACAGTGTCACCCTTCGCTACTTGCTGTCCAAGAGTAGCTTTTTTGCCGTTTATCAATACTTTTCCAGACTCAATCAAAGCATCTGCCTCACGTCTGGAGGCAACTTTTTGTTCAGCTAGATATTTATTTATCCTCATCGGAAAATTCATGCCTATAGATTGCAATAAAAAAAACAATATTGCAAATTTGAACATGGCACAAAGGAGGTCAGTAATTATTTTGTCTTTTGTTTGAAACTATGCGACCATAATAAATAGGCTTTATGCAAGACAATCCACCAACTGACATAGAATTGGTAAAAATGACGCTGCAACAGCGTAGTTCGTTTGGTTTTATTGTGGATCGTTATGAAGCCAAGCTCAAACGTTACATTAACCGGCTTGGTGTAAGGAATCCTGACGATCAGTTGGATGTTTTGCAGGAAATATTTATAAAGGCCTATAAAAATCTTAATAGTTTTGATACTTCATTATCTTTCTCAGCTTGGATTTATCGTATTGCTCACAATGAGGCAATCAGTTGGTATCGTAAGCATAAAGTTCGTCCTGAAGGGCATATGATTGCGGATAGTGAGGAGGTGTTGGGTTTAGTGAGTTCGTCTGCGGATGCACCTGACCTAGTCTTTGATCAAAACATAAATGCGGAAATATTAAATAAAGCCCTGCATAAGATTGACGAAAAATATCGCGAAGTTTTAATTTTGCGGTATTTTGAACACCTAGAATACGACCAAATATCAGATGTATTAAAAATCCCCATTGGTTCAGTCGGTACTTTGTTGCATCGTGGTAAAAAACAACTTTATGATGTACTAAATCATGAATCTATACGTATTACATAAAAAATATGGAAGATAAAACCAAAAATGAATTAAGACAAGTGGTTTTGGATAAAATTACTGAAAATGAAGTCCAGCCAATACCAAGAATAATGTTCACTGCTCTGGATGTTTTGATGTGGCTTTTGTGGATGCTGACGACACTTTTTGGTGCGTTGGCGGTGGCTGTGGTGATGTTTGTGGTTCAATCTCGTTGGTACTCATTCTACGAAGCTACTCATGAGGACTTTTTTACCTTCATGATAGAGGTCTTGCCGTATCTATGGATCTTTGTTCTGGTTTTTGTGATATTTTTATCTATTAAGCATATTAGACACACTAAGAGTGGTTATCGGTACCCAGTGGGGCTTGTGTTGGTTGTAAGCGTAACTTCAAGTCTCTTTGGAGGTTTAGTCTTACACCTTATGGGGGTTGGTTTTGGTGCAGATCGTTGGTTGGGGTTGGTCATACCGGCTTATGAGTCGCAAGAAAGAATGGAAAGGAATCTATGGCAACAACCGCAAAGAGGTCTTTTGGTTGGTCATGTACAAAATAAGGATCTAGATAAACCAGCGATGGCGATATTATTTGAGGATATTGATGGAAGAAATTGGGATATGGGGGTTTCAGATCTTAATGAGGAAGAGCTTGAATTTCTAGCTGCTGGTAGTAACGTGCGAGTCGTGGGGCAGGTTTTGCGTATATCTCCACCAAAATTCTATGCCTGTGCTGTTTTTCCGTGGACGTTTGATAATCCAAGAACCATTTCTGAGTTGAGGGAAACAAGAGAGAATATGATATCAAGAATGCTCCGTTACCAGGATACCAAAATAACAGATATAGATAACAAGACCAGTTTAAGTGCAGTTTGTGCTCAGATTGCGCCGGTGCATCGCCTGCATTTTCAATAATCTATCTCAAATTAAACTTTTCCCCAACATTTTTTGCTTGTCTTAAGAGTTTCCTAATATAATCAAAAACATATTAGTCTTAATCAGGTTCTTTTATGCATAATCAATCAATATCGTGGTTTTACCTCAGTTTGTCCATAGCTTTGGTACTTTCACTTTCTTTTTTATCAAACTTATTGTTGGTGGAAGCGGCAGATGAGGTGTTGTTTTCTCAGGAAACAGAAAGTGTTAGTAACAGCTCTAGCTTTATTTCACCAAGTATCGACGCTAGTGACTATAGTGAGTTGGAATTTAGTTTTACCTATGATTCAACCAAATTAGACTTCGGTCCACCACAAGACAGCTTCTCTTATGGTTATAGTATTGGTGGACAAGAGTTTGTGCTGGGTACTGTGCTAGGTTTAGCTGGTAGTAGTACAGACGAGCATGGCATTATAAATACACTCTTACCTCCTGAGGCAGCTGTTCCAAATATGGCCTTATTTATAAAGGTGGAGGCGAACTCAGGCGCTTCAAGCGACAAAGTTGTGATAACAAACATCTCTCTTCAAGGTACAGCAGCAGCCGCTACAGACATGTGTCCTAATATTGAAGGTAACCAAGCTGAAGTACCAGCGGGTTATGAGGTTCTGGACGGAGGAGACTGTCAAATGATCGAAATTGTCGATGAATCAGTCGACTTATGTCCTAATTTAGATGGTTTGCAGGAAGTTGTGCCTGATGGTTATGAGCTAGTGGATAATATCTGTACGATAGACGATCTGGAAGACGATTCTGTTGTAGAACCAGTGTCTGGAGATGATGACGAAGGGA
Above is a genomic segment from Candidatus Nomurabacteria bacterium containing:
- a CDS encoding rRNA pseudouridine synthase → MRINKYLAEQKVASRREADALIESGKVLINGKKATLGQQVAKGDTVELIGKPKKHTYLAYYKGRGVITHSPAEHEIDIATRLKKDYGITGVNPIGRLDKNSEGLMILTDDGRLTGPLLDTEANHEKEYDVTVDKPVTGMFTKLMETGVDIEGYKTKPAKTKANPKNNKRFKLTITEGKKHQIRRMCAALGFQVQNLKRVRIMNIELGSLKPNQYRKIGGEELQVLLKSLEL
- a CDS encoding RNA polymerase sigma factor, producing MQDNPPTDIELVKMTLQQRSSFGFIVDRYEAKLKRYINRLGVRNPDDQLDVLQEIFIKAYKNLNSFDTSLSFSAWIYRIAHNEAISWYRKHKVRPEGHMIADSEEVLGLVSSSADAPDLVFDQNINAEILNKALHKIDEKYREVLILRYFEHLEYDQISDVLKIPIGSVGTLLHRGKKQLYDVLNHESIRIT